From Bacillota bacterium:
CCGATCGGTAGGCGGAGAGAGCGGCTCACTTCGGCGGCGATGCCCCGCGATGCCCCGATGAACAGCTCGCGTCGTTCCTGGTCGACCAGCATCAGCGAGCAGCCGTCCCCCCCGGTCAGGGTCAGGGCCATGTCGACGATGCTGTGGACCACCTTGTCCAGTTCGAGGCTGGAGCTGAGGGTCGCCGCCACTTCATAGAGGGTGGACAGCTCGGAGACCTTCCGCTCCAACTGCTGGTAGAGCGTGGCCCGCTGGATGGCCAGGGCGGCCTGCTCGCCCAGGACTCTCAGGAAACGCTGTTCCTGGGGGGTGAAGGCGGCATTCCTTGGAGCCGCCAGATGAAGGACTCCTAGGGAGACCCCACCAGCGATCAGTGGGGCACAGATGTAGCTTCCGCTGTCCCAGGTTCCGCCGGACTGTTCGCAGCCAAAGTCCTCCTGGCGGTCGGAGACCCCAAAGACTTTTCCGCGGCGCAGGCACCAGCAGGCTTCGGGGCTTTGACACCGGGCGCCTTCGCCGGGAGGCGCCTGCCCGTTCTCGGCCCTTAACTTGAGCTTGGCGGTGCCTTCATCGATCAGGTAGAGGGCCTGGCTCGAGGCGGGAAAGAGGGTGCGTAGCCGGACCAGGATGAAATCGACGACTTCCTTGACACTGTTCGTGGCGGCCAGGGTCTCCAGGATCTCGAACAGGCTGGTCAGTTCGGCCACGCGGTCGCCGCTTTCCTCATAGAGCCGGGCGTTCTCGATGGCCGCCGCGGCCTGGGAGGCTACGGTGGTCAGGAGCTTGACGTCGTTTGAGTCGAAGGCCATGGGGCGGTCACTTTCCAGGTTCAGGACCCCGATCACCTGGTTGTCCACGATGAGGGGGATGACCATCTCGGAGGCCACTCCCTCTAGCCCCTCGAAGTAGCGCGGGTCCTGAGTGACATCGTTGACCACGACGGCCTCCCCGATCTTGGCCGACCAGCCGGTCAGGCCGATGCCGAGCTTTGGGCGCACGGCGGCGACTCGGTCGAGGGGGACTCCGCTGGCCGACTTGACGGTCAGGGTCTCGGTCTCGCGGTCAAGTAACATGATGAAACCATACCTGGCCCCGAAGTGATCCTTGACTCTCTCGGTCAGGGTGTCCAGAAGGACCTGGGGGTTGCGGACGGAGCCCATCGCCAGCGCCGTTTCGTAAAGCACCTGCCCCTCACGGAGCTGGTGTTCAAGCTTGGACCGCAGGCGCTCGAAGCTTCCGGTCAGGTCGGAAAGCTCATCGCCGGCCCGCATCAGGACCTTGTTCTCGGTCAGGCTCAGAGTCGCTACGGCCTCACCCTTGTTCAGCTGGTCCAGGGAGCGGCGAAGGTGGGTCAAGCGGCGGTTGACCGAGAAGACCATCCACATCGTCAAGAGAAAGGCCATGAGGAAGCCGGCGAGTAGACCCCGGGTCAGGTAGGCCTTGAGGCGTTCGCGGGTTCGGTCACTGGCCTGGACGGCCAGCCGCAGGTCGCGGCTGGCCCGTTCCCGGAGCGCGCGGGCCCGACCGGCGGCTATCTCAAGGACGGAGGAACTCTCATCCAGGGCCTCCAGACCGGCCTTGAGTCGGGTCGGTCCGTCCATGGCCAGGAGGGAAGACCCCTGGCTTTCGAAACGGGATAGGTCGGACCTGAGGGCGTCGATGGCTCCCACAGTGGCCTGGTCCTCGGGGAAGGATAAGGCGGCCGAGTCAAGGGCCGACTTGACGGCGGCCCGGGCCGAGGCGAAGCGATGTTGATCGGCCGGGTCGCCGGTGTAAACGAAATGGCGAAGCGGGCCCTCGACGGCGAGGATCGACTCCTCGAGCCGCGAGATGGCCGAGATCTGGGTCTCGGCCTCCTTGGCGGCGCCTACCGAAGCGTTGAGGGAGTCCAGAGGTGGCCCTCCGATGAACCACATGGCCACCAATAGGGCGACGACTGCGACGAAACTGAAGATGGACTTGGCGGCCAGGTGCAACCGCATGCTTTCTACCGCCTCCCAAGGCCGGGGTCCGGGCCGCGGCCGCGCCCATTCACCCGGCGCGGCGCACGAGCAGGCTATCACTTTCTTCTTCGGTCAGAAGGAGCGGGGACTTGAGCCTTGTTTCCGGCTCCCGGAGCGGGGCTTCAGCCGCCGCCACCCCGTTTGCCGTCTGATTCGGCGGTAGTCTGCCTTGACTGCCCCTTGCCCGCGGTGGGACGGACGGGGAGCGATGAAGGAAAAACGGTCGAGGCGTCCAATATAGGTGTTGATGAGGAGGTGGGCCAGGTGAACGAAGGGAACGAAGAGACCCGCGCCTTCAAGCACAAACTCAACCAGGGCGAGGTCAATCCCCGCGAGATCATCCTGTACATCTACGAGGCCCTCAAGGAGCGCGGGCACAATCCGGTCGCCAACATCGCCGGGTACCTCGCTTCGGGGGAACCTGCCTACATCACCGCCCACAGGGACGCTCGTAAACTAGTGCAAAAGCTGGACCGCCTCGACCTCTTGGAGGAACTGGTCCGGTACTATGTCGGGAAGAAATAGGGGAATGGGACGAGGACTGTCCGCCCAGGCAAGGAGACCCGGGGGGCGCCGCTTTGAGTTGCGCGGCGCCTCTTGTATTGTTGTGCCGGACCGCCCTTCGGGCTAGGCCGAAACCCAATGGAGGTGTCCGAAGATGGGAACAGTC
This genomic window contains:
- a CDS encoding GAF domain-containing protein, whose protein sequence is MRLHLAAKSIFSFVAVVALLVAMWFIGGPPLDSLNASVGAAKEAETQISAISRLEESILAVEGPLRHFVYTGDPADQHRFASARAAVKSALDSAALSFPEDQATVGAIDALRSDLSRFESQGSSLLAMDGPTRLKAGLEALDESSSVLEIAAGRARALRERASRDLRLAVQASDRTRERLKAYLTRGLLAGFLMAFLLTMWMVFSVNRRLTHLRRSLDQLNKGEAVATLSLTENKVLMRAGDELSDLTGSFERLRSKLEHQLREGQVLYETALAMGSVRNPQVLLDTLTERVKDHFGARYGFIMLLDRETETLTVKSASGVPLDRVAAVRPKLGIGLTGWSAKIGEAVVVNDVTQDPRYFEGLEGVASEMVIPLIVDNQVIGVLNLESDRPMAFDSNDVKLLTTVASQAAAAIENARLYEESGDRVAELTSLFEILETLAATNSVKEVVDFILVRLRTLFPASSQALYLIDEGTAKLKLRAENGQAPPGEGARCQSPEACWCLRRGKVFGVSDRQEDFGCEQSGGTWDSGSYICAPLIAGGVSLGVLHLAAPRNAAFTPQEQRFLRVLGEQAALAIQRATLYQQLERKVSELSTLYEVAATLSSSLELDKVVHSIVDMALTLTGGDGCSLMLVDQERRELFIGASRGIAAEVSRSLRLPIGEGIAGWVAREGQPLAIRDVQADPRYRPTPGRETMRSLLSVPLRLGDQIVGVIDVDSVHYRDFTTDEIKILYILANRAAMALENAKLYATTQAMAITDGLTGLYNTRYLHQRLADEVERANRFGHKVSYVMIDLDNLKEHNDSFGHPAGDQVIRRIAEIVKQNIRSVDAAAKYGGDEFAIVLPETDKDGAVAVAERIRAGVDGHLFPGDRRRPLVRVTISQGVASFPEDAKTHQTLIEQADRALYQAKELGKNRVQAAGR
- a CDS encoding IreB family regulatory phosphoprotein, which gives rise to MNEGNEETRAFKHKLNQGEVNPREIILYIYEALKERGHNPVANIAGYLASGEPAYITAHRDARKLVQKLDRLDLLEELVRYYVGKK